The genomic region CGATCGCGCGGCCAAGGCGGGCATCGTCGAGATCGCCCGCGCCGAGCCGCACCGCCTCTGGTGTCGCGATCACCGTCCGCCAGGCGTATTCGATCCGCTGCCGCTCGACCGCCTCGTTGATGGTGGGCTCGATCCGCGCCATGAGGCGAACACCCTCGGTTGGGTCGCGGCCGACCTCGAGCATCGCGCGGTTGATCGCGCGCACAAGCCCGCGCACGGCCTCGGGGTTCTCGCGGGCGAGCTTCTGGCTCACCATCACGCCGTTCGAGTAGGCCTCGATGCCGTGGTCGGCGAACACGAACCAGCGGAAGTCGCGGTCGGGGTTCTGGCGCATCCCGACGAGGTTCATGTAGCTCGTCAGCGTGAACACGAGCGAGCCCTCGACCTGGCCCTGGATCAGCATCTGCTCCTGCAGGTTCGGCGCCATGTTGAGGATCTCGTTCTTCGTCGGGTCGATGCCGTTGAGCCTCGCGAACAGCGGATAGGTGCGGGTGGCGGCCGAGCCCGCCGGCCCGCCGAGCTTGCGGCCCGCGAGGTCGGCGACGGTGCGGATCGGCCCGTCCGCCTTGACGACGATCGCGAACGGTGCGGTGTTGTAGATCTGGTAGACCATCAGCGGCTGCTCGCCCGGCCGCGCGGCCGCCTGCTGGATGATCGCGCCCATGTCGCCGAAGCTCGCGTCATAGGCGCCGCCCATGATGCGGGTGATGGTGTTGGCCGAGCCGTCGCCCTGGTCGATCGTCACGTTCAGCCCGGCCTCGCGGAACCAGCCCTTCTCGCGCGCGAGGAAGTACCACGCGTGGACGCCCTGGAAGCGCCAGTCGAGCGTGAAGCGAATGTTGGTGAGCGTCTGGGCGATCGCGGGCGCCGCGAGCGGGGCGGAGGCGGCGGCGAGCGAGGCGCCGAGCAGGGCACGACGGGACAGCGTCATCCTGGTCTCCCTTCAATGGAGGTTCGTGTCAGCCGAGCGAGGCGGGAAGGCGCCTCGTCTCGAGGGGTGGACGGAAGCGTCGGTCGAACACCTCGGCGATGGCGGGGCTTCGCGGCAGGCCGAAGCCCTCGCGCAGCGTCTCGATCGAGCGGGCGAGGCGGGCGAGCACGGCACGGCGTGTGAGATGCGTCATCGGTCGGCCCCCCGGCTTCAGGTCGTGACGGTAAGCTCGGCCTTGCGGTGCGCCCAGCCGGTCAGGCGCCGCTCGATCGCCGAGAAGATCAGGTAGAGTGACACCCCGAGCCCCGCGAGAATGAACAGCCCCGCGAAGACGAGCGGCACGTTGAAGCTCGAGGAGGCGATCATCATCATGTTGCCGATGCCGCGGTTGGAGGCGACCGTCTCCGCGACCACCGAGCCGACGAAGGCGAGCGTGATCGCGACCTTGAGCGAGGCGAAGAAATAGGGGGCAGCCCGCGGCAGGCCGACGTTCCAGAGGATGTCCAGCTTCGAGGCCTTGAGCGTCCGCATCACGTCCTCGAGCTCGGGCTCGACGGTCGCAATCCCGGTCGCGACGTTCACCACGATCGGGAAGATGCAGATGATCATCGCCGTCAGCACGGCCGGAACCGTTCCGGCACCGAACCACAGCACGAAGATCGGCACCACCGCGACCTTGGGGATCGAGGAGATGCCGACGAGCAGCGGATAGGCCGTCTCGAAGGCAAGCCTCGAGGAGCCGATCAGCACGCCGAGCACGACGCCCACGAGGACGCCCCAGCCGAAGCCGACGAGGGTGGTGTAGAGGGTCTGGTAGGTGTGCGGCCAGAGCGCGGGCCAGCGGTCGATCAGCGTGGCGAGGATTTGCGTCGGCCGCGGCAGGACGATGTCACTGACGCCAAAGCCGAGGCAGGCGACCTCCCAGGCGGCGAACACGCCGAGGATCAGCGCCGTCGAGGGCGCCCGGGCGCGCAGCGTGGCAAGGAAACGGCCCATCCCGCCCTCCCTCACAGCGTCGCCGCCGTGCGGAGGCCGATGATGAGTTCGCGCAGCCGTTGCGTCAGCGCCACGAACTCCGGCTGATAGACGAGCTCCATCGTGCGCGGCCGGTCGAAGGTGACCGCGCAGTCCTCGAGGATCCGGCCGGGGCGGGCGCTCATGACGCAGATCCGGTTGGCGAGATAGCCCGCCTCGCGCAGGTCATGGGTGACGAGCAGGACGGTGGTGCGCTTCGTCATCCAGAGGTCCTGCATCGTCGCCCACAGCTCTTCGCGCTTGAACTGGTCGAGCGCGCCGAAGGGCTCGTCGAGCAGGAGAAGGTCGGGCTCGTGGATCAGGGCGCGGCAGAGATTGGTCCTCTGCATCATTCCGCCCGAGAGCTGCCAGGGATATTTGTCGCCGAAGCCGGCAAGCCCGACCTGGGCGAGCAGGGCCTCCGCCCGGTCGCGATACTCGCCGCGCTTCTTGCGGTGCCACGACGCCCGGAAGGGCTGCACGATCTTCAGCGGCAGCATCACGTTCTGCCGAACCGTGAGCCAGGGCAGAAGCGTGGGGTTCTGGTAGGCCATGCCGATCCTGACCTCGTTCGCCCCGATCTCGCGCCCGGCGACGAGCACGTTTCCCGAGGAGGGCGAGAGGAGGCCCGAGACGAGGCGGAGGATCGTGCTCTTGCCGCAGCCCGAGGGGCCGACGAGGGCGAGGAAATCGCCCGGCATGATGCTGAGGCGGGTCTCGGCGAGGGCGGCGACCGCCGCCGCGCCGCGCCCGTAGGTGACGGAGACACGGTCGAGCGTGATAAGCGGCTCGCGGCGGGCCGTCGCCGAGGCGGGCGGCGGAGCGGCGAGCACGGGTGTCGCGGCCGTCATGCGGCGCCGCGGAGAGAGGCGGTGAGGGCGCGGATCGCGAGCGCCTCGTTGCGCGGCGCCGGCGTCGGCATGCGCTGGATCTCGGTCACCTGGCGGCCCCAGCCGGCGGTCTCAGCGACGAGGCGCCGGTCACGCTGCACGAAACGGCCGCGCACCAGGGTGTGGATGGGAACGCCCGTCACCTCCCGCCCCTCGAACGGCGTGACCTTGCCGCGGCTGTGCAGGGAGGCGGCGCGGATCGTCTCCCGACGCCGCGGGTCGACGACGGCGATGTCGGCATGCGCGCCCGGGGCGATCCTCCCCTTCACCGGCCACAGACCGAAGGCGCACGCCGGCGCCTCGGCCGAGAGCCGCACATAGTCCTCGATCGTGAGCCTCCCCTCGGCCACCGCCGTGAGCATCAGCGGCATCTGCGTCTCGAGGCCCGGGAAGCCGCAATCGGCACGCCAGATGACGGCCTGGGCCTTCTCCTCCGGGGTGTGCGGCGCATGGTCGGTCGCGATCATGTCGATCGCGCCGTTGCGAAGAGCGTGCCAGAGAGCGGCGCTGTCGGAGGCCTCCCGCACCGGCGGGTTCACCCGGATCACGCTGCCGAGCCGGGCGTAGTCGGTGCTGTTGAGGAACAGGTAGCAGGGGCAGGTCTCACCCGTGATGTCGACTCCGCGCGCCTTCGCCTCGGCGAGCGGTCGAAGCTCCGCTGCCGAGGAAATGTGCAGGATGTGGATCCGGGCGCCCGTCCATTCGGCAAGGGCGGCGGCGCGCCCGACCGCCTCGACCGCGACGATGGCAGGCCGCGACAACAGATGGTCGAGCGGGGCGTTTCGCCCGGCGGCGGCGAGACGCTCCTGCCGCCGCGCCATGATCGTCGCCTCCTCGGCGTGCAGGCTGATCCGGAGCCCGTGCCGGGAAATGATCTCGAAGCCCTCGAGCATCGCCCCGGTGGAGGGCGAGGGCAGGTTGCCGAAGGTGTTGCCCATGAAGCACTTGAAGGCGTTTGCCCCGGCGGCGATCAGCCCCTCGAGCTCGTCGAGATTGTCCTCGGCAAAGAGGCCGTAGAGGCCGAAATCGACATGGCTCTTGCGTGCCGCCTCCTGCTTGGCGCGCAGCTCCGCGGCGCTGCGCGTCGGCGGGTTGGTATTCGGCATCTCGAACACCGTCGTCGTGCCGCCCATCGCCGCCGCCGCCGAGCCGGTCTGCCAGTCCTCTTTGTGGGTGTAGCCGGGCTCGCGGAAATGCACGTGCACGTCGATCGCCCCCGGCAGGACGAGCTTGCCGCTGACGTCGAGCCGCTCCCGCGCGGGCGGCATCGCCTGCGGGTGGCCGACCGCGACGATCACCCCGTCCTTGATCGCGACATCCGCTGACGTGCTCGCCGCGCCGGAGACGACCGTTCCGCCTGCGAGAACGAGATCGGCCGCGAACGCCTCCCCCATGGTCATTCCTCCCCTTCAGAGCATCGCCCAGCCGCCATCGACCGGGAGGTCGACGCCGGTGATCTGCCGCGCCGCCTTCTCGGAGGCGAGGAATAGGCAGGCATGGGCGACATCGGTGTCGGTCGAGATACGCCTCAACGCATAGTCGGCGGCGTGGCGTTCCGCCGCCTCCGCCTCGGAGATGCCGAGGCGGGCGGCCATCTCGCGGCAGACCTTCTCGCGGAAGCGCGGCCCGTCCACCATCCCCGGAGCGACGGTGTTGACGGCGATGCCATACTGGCCGACCTCGAGCGCGAAGCTCTTGGAGATCCCCCTGAGCCCCCACTTGCTCGCGGAATAGGCCATCCGCCCCGCCCGGCCGCGCATGCCGAACGTGCCGCCGACATTGACGATCCGCCCCGACCGGGCGGCGATCATCGCCGGAAGAACCGCGCGCATCGTGTTGAACACGCCGCGCATGTTGAGGTGGATGATCTCGTCGAACTCGGCCTCGGTCGTCTCCACCCCGGTCTTGCCGATCGGCCCCGACCCGCCGGCGACGTTGACCAGGATGTCGATCGCCCCGTAAGCCGCGAGCGCTGCGCGCGCCGCCGCCTGAGCCGCTGCGCCGTCGGTGACGTCGCACGGTGTCACGATCGCCTCCCCGCCCGCCGACCGCACCTCCTCGGCGAGCGGCATGATCGCGGCCGTGTCGCGGCCCCAGAGAGCGAGGCGACAGCCTTCGGCGGCGAAGGCGCGGGTGATCGCGGCCCCCATCCCCTTCGCCGGGCCGGTGATGACGGCAACCTTGCCGGCGAGCCCGAGGTCCATCGCCCTCAGCCCACGACGCGCGTGGGGCGCGCCGAGAGCGGCGGCAGGAAGTCACGCCGGAACACCTCCGCGAAGCCGGGCTTGCGCGGCAGGCCCTGCGCCTCGGCGAGGATCTCGATGCCCCGAACGAACCGCTGCTCGACCACGTCGCCGAGCCCGATCGTGCCGATCTCGGGGTGGTTCATCTCGTCGCGCACGGTGGCGTCGAGCCGCGCCCGCTCTACCGCCACGTTCAGGAGCGGCTCGCGCCGGGCGACGGCGGCGACGGCGGCGTCGGGCTCGCGCAGCATATCGGCAAGCCCGCGGGTGAGAGCGCCAAGGAAGCCGCGCACGGCCTCGGGCATGTCGCGGGCGAGCGCGCGCGAGACCACGATGCAGTTGGAGTAGAGGTCCATCCCGTAGTCGCCATAGGCGATGAAGCGATAGGCGGTGTCGGCGTCGGTGCCGATCAACCGCGCGCTGAAGCGGATCGTGTTGATGAAGCCGAACACGCCGTCCACCTGGCCGCGGTTGAGCATCTGCTCGCGAAGCTGCGGCTGCATGTTCACGACCGTCACCTTCGCGGCGTCGATCCCGGCGAGCCGGGCGAAGGCAGGGAAGAGGCGGAGCGCGCCGTCATTGGCGGGTCCGCCGAGCGTCCTGCCCTCGAGGTCCTTCGGCGTGCGGATCGGCCCATCCGCGCGCACGGCGATGCAGAAGGGCGGGCGGTTGTAGAGCATCATCACGCCGACCGGCGCCTCGGCCGGACGGGTGGCGGCGAGAGCGATCGCGGCGTTGATGTCGCCGAAGCCGATGTCGTAGGCGCCGGTTGCGACCTTCGTCACCGCCGCGGCCGAGCCCTCGCCCTGGTCGATCGCGACCTCGAGCCCCGCCTCGCGGAAATAGCCGCGATCCTCGGCGAGGAAGAACATGCCCTGCGGCCCCTGGTAGCGCCAGTTGAGGATGAGCTTGAGGCGGGTGCGCGCGCCCGCGCGCGACGGCGCGAAGATGGCCGGTGCTGCGAGCGTGGCGGCCGCTGCGGCAACGAGGTGGCGACGCTTCATCGGGCATCCCCTCCGGATCGGTGGACGATGCCGTGGCGTCTGGCGTTCTCTCCGCGGCGGGTTCTAGCCCCGAGCGGCGATGTCGAGAAGTGGCTTTCCGAGGCGCTCCGCCGGGGGCCAGCCGCACCCGTCGCCGAACGCCCGCGCTTTGGCGTTAAGGCGTGCGCCGCGCGGGAGAGCCGAGCGCACCGCCTCAGCGCTGCGGCCGGCGCTGGCCCTGGCCCTGGGGCATCTGCGTCACCTGCCAGCCCTCCGGCACTTGGAACAGCGAGGCGGGCTGGGAGTCGAGGGAGAGGGCGGTCGCCTGCATCGTGCCGCGGCGTTCTCCCTGCTGGAAATCGGCCCTGAGGAGAATGCCGTCATCGGTGACGCATACCGTGCCGCGCTCCACGCCGGCCTGCATGGCGCGATAGGTGGTGCAGCGGTGCCCCGCCACGGTCGCTGTGCCGGTCCGCGTCAGCGTCATGTCATCGGGGACGTTCAGCATGTTCTGCTGTCCGGGTCCGACGTTGCCAGGCAGTTCCATCGCCATCCGGTTCTGCGCGTTCAGCATCAGCATGCGGTTGCCCGGAATGTCATGGATCATCGCCATCCCGCCTTCGGCTGTCTCGACGCGCTGGCGCCGGCTCGCGGCCGAGTAGAACACCCGAATCTCGGCCGCCTTGCCCTCGCTCTCCATGCGATAGGTGGCGGCATAGTCGCGGCTCGGCTGCCGCGGCTGTGCCTCCGCCGCGGGCGGCAGAAGCACGGCGGCAAGGGCAACGCTGCGGATGAGGCGGCGCATCGACAGGCTCCCTCGGCAGCTCCACGGCGCGAGCTTGGCGCCCGCGCCACAACCTCGTCAACGCGCCGCTTTCAGGCGCGCAATCTCTGCGCGAAGCTCCTCCGCGCTGATCTCGGCGCGGAACACGGCCGGCAGGTCGATCGCCTCGGCGAGCAGGCGGCGGTACTCGAGCCGCGACACCTCGATCGCGCCGAAGCGGGCGAGATGGTCGGTCACGAACTGCGTATCGAGCAGGGCGAAGCCGCCGAGGCGAAGCCGGACGACGAGATGGACGAGCGCCACCTTCGAGGCGTCGCGCACCCGGCTGAACATGCTTTCGCCGAAAAAGGCGCCGCCGAGCGCCACGCCGTAGAGACCCCCGACGAGCTTCCCCCCCTGCCAGCACTCGACCGAGTGCGCGTAGCCCATCGCGTGCAGCGCGCCGAACAGGCGCTCGATGTCGGCGTTGATCCAGGTCTCCGGACGGTCTTCGGAGGGCTCGGCGCAGCCCTTCAGGACGGCGTCGAAGGCGGTGTCGCAGCGCACCTCAAAGGCGCCCGAGAGCACGGTTCGGGCGAGCCGCCGCGGCAGGTGGAAGGCGTCGAGCGGCTGGATGCCGCGCCGGTCGGGGTCGAGCCAGTAGAGCCTGTTGGCGTCGCGGCGCTCGGCCATCGGGAACAGCCCTGCGCGATAGGCGCGCAGAACGAGCTCGGGCGTGACGACGGTCTCGCCCGAGCCGCGCCGGACCATGTCAGCGCCCGCGCCGCAATCCGCCGCCCGACCGCGTCATGCTGCGGTGCGCGCGACGAAGCGCTCGAGCCAGTGGATCGTGTAGTCGCCGGCGATGAAGTCGGGGTCGTTCACGATCCGGCGGTGCAGAGGCAGCGTCGTGGAGATGCCGTCGATCACGAACTCGTCGAGGGCGCGGCGAAGACGCGCGAGCGCCTGGGCGCGCGTCGCGCCATGCACCACGAGTTTGGCGACCAGGCTGTCGTAGTAGGGCGGCACGGTGTAGCCGGAGTAGAGCGCCGAATCGACGCGCACGCCCAGGCCCCCCGGAGCGTGGTAGGTGACCACCCGCCCAGGCGTGGGCAGGAAGGTGTCGGGGTCCTCGGCGGTGATTCGGCACTCGATCGCGTGACCGTGGAAGCGCACCTCCTCCTGGGTGTAGCCGAGGCGCTGGCCGGCGGCGATCCGCACCTGCTCGCGCACGAGGTCGATGCCGCAGACCATCTCGGTGACGGGATGTTCCACCTGCAGCCGCGTGTTCATCTCGATGAAGGCGAATTGCCCATCCTGCCACAGGAACTCGAGCGTGCCGGCGTTGCGGTAGCCGATCTCCTTAAGCGCCCGCGTCACCCGCTCGCCGAGCGCGTCGCGCGAGGCGGCATCGAGCACCGGGCTTCCCGCCTCCTCGACGAGCTTCTGGTGCCGGCGTTGCAGCGAGCAGTCGCGCTCGCCGAAATGCACCACGTTGCCGTGGTTGTCGGCGAGCACCTGGAGCTCGATGTGGCGCGGCCGGTCAAGATACTTCTCCATGTAGACCGCGTCGTTGCCGAAGGCGGCCTTCGCTTCCGCCCGCGCCACCCTGTAGGCCTCGGCGACCTCCTCCGGCCGGCGGGCGACCTTCATGCCGCGACCGCCGCCGCCGGCTGCGGCCTTGATCAGGACGGGGAAGCCGATCCGCCGCGCCACCGCTTCCGCCTCCTCGAGCGAAGCAAGCTCGCCCTCCGAGCCCGGCACGAGCGGCACGCCGAGCCGCGCCATCGTCCGCTTCGCCTCGATCTTGTCGCCCATCATGCGGATATGCGCCGGCGACGGCCCGATGAAGACGAAGCCGTGCGCCTCGACGATCTCGGCGAACTCGGCGTTCTCCGCGAGGAACCCGTAGCCCGGGTGGATCGCATCCGCGCCCGTGATGGCCGCGGCCGAGAGGATCGCCGGGATGTTGAGGTAGCTCTCGCTCGCCGGCGGCGGCCCGATGCAGACGCTTTCGTCGGCAAGCCGCACATGCATGGCGTTGGCATCGGCGGTGGAATGAACCGCGACCGTGCGCACGCCCATCTCCTGGCAGGCGCGGTGGATCCTGAGCGCGATCTCGCCGCGGTTGGCGATCAGCACCTTCTCGAACATCCGCGCCCCGCCGCCCGGCTCACTCGATCAGCATCAGAACCTCGCCGTACTCGACCGGCGCCCCCGACTCGACGAGGATCCGCGTCACGGTGCCCGACCGTGGCGATTTGATCTGGTTGAAGGTCTTCATCGCTTCGATCAGGAGCAGGGTCTGGCCGGCGGCGACACGGTCACCAGGTTTGACGAATGGGGGCGCGTTCGGTTCGGGCGAGAGATAGACCACGCCGACCATGGGCGAGGTGACGGCGCCGGGGTGGGAGGCGTCGATCTCCTGGGCGGGGGATGCCTGGGCGGGGGCGGCGGGCGGGGCCGCCTGGGGCTGCGGCGTCGGCGCGGCGATCACCGCCGCCGCAGCGGGGCGGCTCACGCGAATACGGCTCTCGGCTTCGGCGATCTCGATCTCGGCAAGCCCCGTCTCTTCGAGCAAGGCGGCGAGGCGCCGGATCGCCTCCTCATCGATGGTGAGTCGCGTCATCGTCTCGTCCACCCCTTCAGGCGCCGCCGCGGATCAGCTGAGCCATCGCCTCGAGCGCGAGGAGATAGCCAGCGGGCCCGAGCCCGGCGATGATCCCCGTCGCCGCCTTGCCCGTGATCGAGGTCTGACGGAACGGCTCGCGGCGGTGGATGTTGGTCAGGTGCACCTCGATCACTGGCAGCTCGGCGGCGAGCAGGGCATCGAGCAGGGCAACCGAGGTATGGGTGTAGCCGGCCGGGTTGATCACGATCCCCCGGGCGCGGCCGCGGCAGGCCTGCACCCAGCCGATCAGCTCGCCCTCGTGGTTCGATTGCCGAAACTCGACCGCAAGCCCGAGCGCCGACGCCTTCGCCCCGACCATCGCCTCGAGCTCGGCGAGCGTGGTGCGGCCGTAGAGCTCCGGCTGCCGCTGGCCGAGTAGGTTCAGGTTGGGGCCGTTCAGCACGGCGACGATGGGGTGGGGGCTGGTCACCGCGGGTCCCGTGGCGCGTCGTCGGGCGGGCACCTAGCACGCGCCCGGCGCGACCCGCAATGCGCGCCGGCTTGCCGAGAGGGCGTGGGCGATCCCACATGAAGCGCATGGACGCCCCCGCCACGCCTTCGCTCTCGATCACCGTCAACGGCGAGGCGCGACGCTTCCCCGCTCCGCTCACGGTCGCGGGGCTGATCGACGCGCTCGGCCTGCCCGCCGGCAAGGTGGCGGTCGAGCGCAACCTCGAGATCGTGCCGCGCTCGGCGCACGCCTCCACCGCGCTCGCGGACGGAGACCGGGTCGAGATCGTCCACTTCATCGGCGGCGGCGAGGCATCGCCTGCCGAGGAGGACGCTTGGGAGGTCGCCGGCCGGCGCTTCCGCTCGCGCCTGCTCGTCGGCACGGGGCGCTACCGGAGCCTCGAGGAGACGGCCGCTGCGATCGCCGCCTCTGGGGCGGAGATCGTGACTGTCGCGGTACGGCGGGTGAACCTTTCCGATCCCTCGGCGCCGATGCTGCAGGACTACGTCCCGCCCGACCGCTACACCTATCTTCCCAACACGGCCGGCTGCCACACCGCCGAGGAGGCGGTGCGCACGCTTCGGCTCGCCCGCGAGGCCGGCGGGTGGGACCTTGTGAAGCTCGAGGTGCTCGGCCCGCCGCCGCACCTTTACCCCGACATGGCGGAGACCCTGCGCGCGGCCGAGGTGCTGATCCGCGACGGGTTCAAGGTGATGGTCTACTGCGCCGATGATCCGGTCGCGGCCAAGCGTCTCGAGGAGATGGGGTGTGTCGCGATCATGCCGCTCGGCGCGCCGATCGGCTCTGGCCTCGGGATCCAGAACCGGGTGACCATCCGCCTGATCGTCGAGCAGGCGAAGGTGCCGGTGCTGGTCGATGCCGGGGTGGGCACCGCCTCGGACGCGGCGATCGCGATGGAGCTCGGCTGTGATGCGGTTCTGCTCAACAGCGCGATCGCGCATGCGAAGGACCCGATTCGCATGGCGCGGGCGATGAAGGCCGCGGTCGAGGCCGGGCGTCTCGCCTATCTCGCCGGGCGGATGCCGCGCAAACTCTACGCCGACCCCTCGAGCCCGCTCTCCGGACTGATCTGAGCCGGCCTCGCCCCGTTCAGGCGGAGCCTTCGCCGCCTCCGTCAACCCCCTGGCAGGCCGGAGAAATTCGCGCATCCGGCATGCATCTCCGGCGGAGCATTTTTCACTTGGTCCAGGGGGGGCGTGGGTATATATCGCGCCTCAGACGCAGCAACGCACGTGCCTCTGGCCCCTCGGGGTTTACGCAACGACGTCAAGCGTTCTGGCAGCCGACCGGGGTTCGTCCTCGGGGACGCTGGTTCGTTCGACCGTTCGTCAACCTGGAGGCGTCGCTTCTCGCAGGCGCCTCCGCTGGAGTGGAAGGGGAGGGCCCGTGCGATGACCCCCAAGATCGCGCGCTTTCTCGAGGACGTTCGTCCCGCCACGCCGTGCCTCGTGCTCGACGTTGACCGGGTGGAGGAGAACTACCGCGCTCTCGCCGCGGCGCTTCCGCTCGCGCGGATCTACTACGCGGTGAAGGCCAATCCGGCTGCGCCGATCCTCACCCGCCTGGTCGGCCTCGGCTCCGCCTTCGATGCCGCCTCGTGGGAGGAGATCGCGATGTGCCTCGAGGCCGGCGCAGACCCGGCCGACATCTCCTTCGGCAACACCGTCAAGAAGGAGAGCGCGATCGTCCGCGCCTATGACGCCGGCGTGCGCCTGTTCGCCTTCGACTCCGAGGGCGAGCTTGAGAAGCTCGCTCGCTCGGCGCCCGGGGCGAAGGTCTATTGCCGCCTGCTCGTCGAGAACGCAGGCGCGGACTGGCCGCTGTCGCGAAAGTTCGGCTGCTCCGTCGAGACGGCGCGCGAGCTGATGCTGCGCGCGAAGGAGGTCGGGCTCGACCCCTACGGTCTCTCCTTCCATGTCGGCTCGCAGCAGCGCGACTCGGTCGCCTACGAGGCGGCGATCGCCAAGGTCGGCATGCTGTTCACCGACCTCTCCGAGCGCGGCGTGACCCTGCGCATGGTCAATCTCGGCGGCGGCTTCCCGGTTCGCTACACCTCGGAGGTTCCGGGGATCGACCATTTCGCCCAGGCGATCATGGGCGCGATGACGAAGGCCTTCGGCAACGCCATCCCCGAGATGATCGTCGAGCCGGGGCG from Elioraea tepida harbors:
- the thiS gene encoding sulfur carrier protein ThiS, whose protein sequence is MKRMDAPATPSLSITVNGEARRFPAPLTVAGLIDALGLPAGKVAVERNLEIVPRSAHASTALADGDRVEIVHFIGGGEASPAEEDAWEVAGRRFRSRLLVGTGRYRSLEETAAAIAASGAEIVTVAVRRVNLSDPSAPMLQDYVPPDRYTYLPNTAGCHTAEEAVRTLRLAREAGGWDLVKLEVLGPPPHLYPDMAETLRAAEVLIRDGFKVMVYCADDPVAAKRLEEMGCVAIMPLGAPIGSGLGIQNRVTIRLIVEQAKVPVLVDAGVGTASDAAIAMELGCDAVLLNSAIAHAKDPIRMARAMKAAVEAGRLAYLAGRMPRKLYADPSSPLSGLI
- a CDS encoding type III PLP-dependent enzyme; protein product: MTPKIARFLEDVRPATPCLVLDVDRVEENYRALAAALPLARIYYAVKANPAAPILTRLVGLGSAFDAASWEEIAMCLEAGADPADISFGNTVKKESAIVRAYDAGVRLFAFDSEGELEKLARSAPGAKVYCRLLVENAGADWPLSRKFGCSVETARELMLRAKEVGLDPYGLSFHVGSQQRDSVAYEAAIAKVGMLFTDLSERGVTLRMVNLGGGFPVRYTSEVPGIDHFAQAIMGAMTKAFGNAIPEMIVEPGRFIVGDAGVVSSEVVLVSRKAKDDPVRWVYLDIGRFGGLAETEGESIKYRLRTPHDGGRTGPVAIAGPTCDGADILYERANYRLPLALKSGDRVDLLSAGAYVTTYAAQGFNGFQPLAEHYI